The proteins below come from a single Patescibacteria group bacterium genomic window:
- the lepA gene encoding translation elongation factor 4, translated as MDNIRNFAIISHVDHGKSTLADRFLELTNTVELRKMRAQFLDSMDLEREKGITIKLKPVKMKYFLNGVEYIFNLIDTPGHVDFSYEVSRSLAACEGAILLVDATQGIQAQTLSNYNKARALNLKIIPAVNKIDSPVALVSETRDSIKALFGFNDEEIFNISGKTGENVAKLLEEVALKIPAPTICTEKPFRALIFDSFYDSHLGVVAVIKAVDGEIEMDKADKKIRFIHSKKESSFSKLGYFAPQMRDVSKISSGDVGFIATGLKDITLARVGDTVAIQSECEVSEVSPLYGYRLPKPVVFLSLFPEDSSDLDNLRKSLFKLKLNDAALSFSVENASSLGLGFRCGFLGLLHAEITQERLEREFNARVFATTPSVSYKVLLNNGLEITVTSAGDFPDPSKIKSVLEPYTSVYVFAPFSYVGSIMELVDKKRGKFLDMKNIGEGKQMGVQLLCELPLYELITGFYDDLKSISSGYASMDYELIKEKPAKVLCMDILIAGEKISPLSRLVREESATAIGREIVKKLKESLPRQQFVVSIQAAIGGRIIARENLSAMRKNVLEGIYGGHRERKDKLLDRQKRGKKRLKRFGKVVIPQEVFWKAMN; from the coding sequence ATGGATAATATTAGAAATTTTGCAATTATAAGTCATGTTGACCACGGGAAATCCACTTTGGCGGATAGGTTTTTGGAACTTACCAATACCGTGGAATTGCGAAAGATGCGCGCGCAGTTTCTGGACAGTATGGATTTGGAAAGGGAAAAGGGTATAACTATAAAACTAAAGCCGGTTAAGATGAAGTATTTTTTAAATGGCGTGGAATATATTTTTAATTTAATTGATACTCCGGGACATGTGGATTTTTCTTATGAGGTCTCTCGTTCTTTGGCGGCGTGCGAAGGGGCAATTTTGTTGGTGGACGCAACGCAAGGGATACAGGCGCAAACTTTATCCAATTACAACAAGGCGCGCGCTTTAAATCTTAAAATAATTCCCGCGGTCAACAAAATAGATTCGCCCGTAGCGCTTGTTAGCGAAACGAGGGATAGTATAAAAGCTCTTTTTGGGTTTAATGACGAAGAAATATTTAATATATCGGGGAAAACGGGAGAAAATGTGGCAAAACTTTTGGAAGAAGTGGCGCTAAAAATTCCAGCGCCTACAATATGCACAGAAAAACCGTTTAGAGCTCTTATTTTTGATTCTTTTTACGACAGTCATTTGGGTGTTGTGGCGGTTATTAAGGCGGTTGACGGAGAAATTGAGATGGATAAAGCGGACAAAAAAATAAGGTTTATTCATTCCAAAAAGGAATCCTCGTTTAGCAAGTTAGGATATTTTGCTCCTCAAATGAGAGATGTTTCTAAAATAAGTTCGGGAGATGTAGGTTTTATAGCCACGGGTTTAAAGGACATTACTTTGGCGCGGGTGGGGGACACGGTGGCGATACAAAGCGAATGCGAAGTTTCCGAAGTTAGTCCTTTGTACGGGTACCGCTTGCCAAAGCCGGTAGTTTTTTTGAGTCTTTTTCCTGAAGATTCTTCCGATTTGGATAATTTAAGAAAATCTCTTTTTAAACTTAAACTTAATGATGCGGCTTTAAGCTTTAGCGTCGAGAATGCGAGCAGTTTGGGGCTTGGTTTTAGATGCGGGTTTTTGGGTCTTTTGCATGCTGAAATAACCCAAGAAAGGCTTGAGAGGGAATTTAACGCGCGTGTTTTTGCCACCACCCCGAGTGTTTCTTATAAAGTTTTGCTGAATAACGGTTTGGAAATAACCGTAACTTCTGCGGGAGATTTTCCAGACCCGTCTAAAATAAAAAGTGTTTTAGAGCCATACACATCTGTATATGTTTTTGCGCCTTTTTCTTATGTGGGGTCTATTATGGAGCTAGTGGACAAAAAAAGAGGCAAGTTTTTAGATATGAAAAATATAGGCGAGGGTAAACAGATGGGGGTTCAGCTTCTGTGCGAATTGCCTTTGTATGAGTTAATAACCGGTTTTTATGACGACTTAAAATCCATTTCTTCGGGATATGCTTCTATGGATTATGAACTTATTAAAGAAAAACCCGCAAAAGTTTTATGTATGGATATTCTGATTGCGGGGGAAAAAATAAGTCCTCTATCGCGGCTTGTTAGAGAGGAGTCGGCGACAGCAATTGGAAGAGAAATTGTTAAAAAACTTAAAGAAAGCCTTCCCCGCCAACAATTTGTGGTTAGTATTCAAGCGGCAATAGGAGGAAGAATTATAGCCAGAGAGAATTTGTCGGCAATGCGAAAAAATGTTCTTGAGGGAATATACGGGGGGCATAGGGAAAGGAAGGATAAACTTTTGGATAGGCAAAAAAGAGGTAAAAAAAGGCTAAAGCGATTTGGCAAAGTCGTAATTCCTCAAGAGGTTTTTTGGAAGGCGATGAATTAA
- the gap gene encoding type I glyceraldehyde-3-phosphate dehydrogenase produces MSKIKIAINGFGRIGRASFKAATNNLNSALTPSLNLNCEDVEVVAINDLTNTKTLAYLLKYDSVYGRLNKDVEYDEKNLIVDGKKYPVYAEKDPLKLPWKNLEVDVALECTGHFTEYEKAKAHITAGAKSVIISAPGKGFGGETQILGTEKTQKGNFAQILSNASCTTNCISPVIQVLENVFGIEKASMTTVHSYTSTQNLVDGPNKDLRRGRAGAFNIIPTTTGAAIATTKVIESLTNKFDGMALRIPTLCGSISDITAIIKKNTTVNEINNAFEKAENEPLFKGILKTTKEPLVSSDILGTPYSSIVDLSLTKVIDRNMVKVFAWYDNEWAYSLRLVELALKSFK; encoded by the coding sequence ATGTCTAAAATAAAAATCGCCATTAACGGGTTTGGCAGAATAGGCAGAGCCTCGTTTAAAGCGGCAACCAATAATTTAAACTCCGCTCTTACCCCTTCTTTAAACCTAAACTGCGAGGATGTGGAAGTTGTGGCAATTAACGATTTAACCAATACAAAAACTCTCGCCTACCTTCTTAAATACGATTCCGTTTATGGAAGATTAAATAAAGATGTTGAATATGATGAAAAAAATTTGATTGTGGATGGAAAAAAATATCCCGTTTACGCCGAGAAAGACCCCTTAAAACTTCCCTGGAAAAACCTTGAGGTGGATGTGGCGCTGGAATGCACAGGACATTTCACAGAATATGAAAAAGCCAAAGCGCATATAACAGCTGGGGCGAAAAGCGTTATAATCTCCGCTCCCGGAAAAGGTTTTGGCGGAGAAACACAGATTTTGGGAACGGAAAAAACTCAAAAAGGAAACTTTGCGCAAATATTATCAAACGCTTCCTGCACCACAAACTGCATCTCCCCTGTAATACAAGTGTTGGAGAATGTTTTTGGCATTGAAAAAGCGTCTATGACTACCGTTCATTCCTATACTTCAACACAAAACCTTGTGGATGGACCCAACAAAGATTTACGAAGAGGCAGAGCGGGCGCTTTCAATATAATACCTACCACAACAGGCGCTGCTATAGCCACCACAAAAGTAATAGAGAGCTTAACTAACAAATTTGATGGAATGGCTTTAAGAATTCCCACTTTGTGCGGGTCCATTTCGGATATTACCGCAATTATTAAAAAGAACACTACCGTTAATGAAATAAACAACGCTTTTGAAAAAGCCGAAAACGAACCGCTTTTTAAAGGAATCTTAAAAACAACCAAAGAGCCTCTAGTCTCAAGCGACATATTAGGAACCCCTTATTCCAGCATTGTGGATTTATCCCTTACAAAAGTAATAGACAGAAATATGGTTAAAGTGTTTGCTTGGTACGACAACGAGTGGGCTTATTCGCTTCGTTTGGTGGAACTCGCCCTTAAAAGTTTTAAATAA
- a CDS encoding DNA-3-methyladenine glycosylase encodes MSKLPVDFYKNPTLTVAKELLGKVLVVKKDDHTLSGKIVETEAYIGSEDKACHASWRKRTSCENLWKAGGIVYVYLTYGMHFMLNVVTEMDNFPSAVLIRAVEPLEGMDIMVQNRHTENILNLTSGPAKLTKAFGINRRFDGTSLLGGNFYIEDRNLLVPKMERSRRVGVDYAEEPWKSIEWRFYQSDSPFVSKRK; translated from the coding sequence ATGTCAAAACTTCCCGTTGATTTTTATAAAAACCCAACTTTAACAGTTGCAAAAGAGCTTTTGGGTAAAGTCCTTGTGGTAAAGAAGGACGACCACACTCTCTCCGGAAAAATTGTTGAAACGGAAGCTTACATTGGTAGCGAGGACAAAGCTTGTCATGCAAGTTGGCGTAAAAGGACTTCTTGCGAGAACCTTTGGAAAGCGGGTGGAATTGTTTATGTGTATTTAACCTACGGTATGCATTTTATGCTTAATGTTGTAACTGAAATGGATAACTTTCCTTCCGCAGTTTTAATCAGGGCTGTAGAACCTCTTGAAGGAATGGATATTATGGTGCAAAATAGACATACGGAAAATATCCTAAACTTAACTTCAGGTCCCGCCAAATTAACAAAAGCGTTTGGCATAAATAGGAGGTTTGACGGGACAAGTTTGTTGGGAGGCAATTTTTATATTGAGGACAGGAACCTGCTTGTTCCCAAAATGGAAAGGTCAAGGAGAGTGGGAGTGGATTATGCGGAGGAACCGTGGAAAAGTATTGAATGGCGATTTTATCAAAGCGACAGCCCGTTTGTGTCCAAACGCAAATAA
- the trxA gene encoding thioredoxin, which yields MLKLIDFYADWCGPCKVMTPIIEELEKTLGDKISFSKINVDTDMETAQKYSIMSIPTFVLEKDGKELDRKLGAIPKKSLGDWLNSYI from the coding sequence ATGCTTAAACTAATTGATTTCTACGCCGATTGGTGCGGACCTTGTAAAGTAATGACCCCAATTATTGAGGAGCTGGAAAAAACTCTCGGGGATAAAATTTCTTTTTCCAAAATAAATGTGGATACCGATATGGAAACCGCCCAAAAATATTCAATAATGAGTATCCCTACTTTTGTTTTGGAAAAAGACGGCAAAGAACTTGACCGAAAATTAGGGGCTATCCCAAAAAAGTCTTTGGGAGATTGGCTTAATTCTTATATTTAA
- the murJ gene encoding murein biosynthesis integral membrane protein MurJ, whose product MVNQILEKSKQLLFKKEENILSAGFLIGTALLASAILGLFRDRLFSHYFGAEPLFSRLGLYFAADRIPSFIFNIIVVGTLTTAFIPIFSKQLKKGKSYAWELASNTLNTVLVSFAFLAVIIFVFSKPISRVVSIGSLPTSDLNFMSTLLRVMILSQLILVISSFFSSIIQSFKRFLVPAIAPVLYNLGIILFVILFAEKWGVLAPAWGMVFGACMHLVIQFYFSKGLGFKYIRIINLKDPKLREVLILMLPRVASLAANQVSLLIDTSLSIFIGASSLVVFNFAQHLQTVPVNFFGGALSQAAFPILSAESENRKNFTDIVKSSTTQIVFFVLPISILFIILRIPLVRLVFGASKFSWGATISTSYTLAFFAVSMVFQSLVYLLNRAFYALCNTRTPVVISLISIFINIILAVYFVLVKGFGIWSLSLAFSVSSFVNAILLFVFLAKVLPEFLDLAFLYYLSKIAWGSLVTAVFLYVPMKLLDKMVFDTTRTLNLVLLTWFVFGAGLFSYILVSKILNIKERTLVLNVLKKLFSYRKTPSKLISGSIGDNIS is encoded by the coding sequence ATGGTTAATCAGATATTAGAAAAAAGCAAACAGCTTTTGTTTAAAAAAGAAGAAAATATTTTAAGCGCGGGGTTTTTAATCGGAACGGCGCTTCTTGCCTCCGCTATATTAGGCCTTTTCCGCGACCGCTTGTTTTCCCATTATTTCGGCGCCGAACCTCTTTTTTCGCGGCTAGGGTTGTACTTTGCCGCCGATAGAATCCCTTCCTTTATCTTTAACATTATTGTTGTTGGTACTCTAACCACAGCGTTTATTCCCATTTTTAGCAAACAGCTAAAAAAAGGTAAAAGTTATGCGTGGGAGCTTGCTTCTAACACCCTAAACACGGTTTTGGTCTCGTTTGCCTTTTTAGCGGTTATAATTTTTGTCTTTTCAAAGCCTATCTCGCGAGTAGTTTCTATAGGTTCCCTCCCAACAAGCGACCTTAATTTTATGTCCACTCTTTTGAGAGTTATGATTTTGTCCCAGCTTATTCTTGTTATAAGTAGTTTCTTTTCAAGCATAATCCAATCCTTTAAACGATTTTTGGTTCCAGCCATAGCCCCTGTTCTTTATAATTTGGGTATTATTCTTTTTGTTATTTTGTTTGCGGAAAAATGGGGGGTTTTGGCGCCTGCGTGGGGAATGGTGTTTGGAGCCTGTATGCACCTTGTTATTCAGTTTTATTTCTCAAAAGGATTGGGTTTTAAATATATCCGTATAATAAATCTTAAAGACCCCAAACTTCGCGAAGTGCTAATTTTGATGCTTCCGCGAGTGGCAAGTCTGGCGGCAAATCAAGTTTCTCTTCTTATTGATACCAGCCTTTCCATTTTTATAGGGGCATCGTCTCTAGTGGTTTTTAATTTTGCTCAACACCTGCAAACCGTGCCGGTTAACTTTTTTGGCGGAGCGTTGTCTCAGGCGGCATTTCCCATATTGTCCGCCGAGTCGGAAAATAGAAAAAATTTTACTGACATAGTAAAAAGCTCCACGACCCAAATAGTTTTTTTCGTTCTGCCCATAAGCATTTTGTTTATTATTTTGCGTATTCCGCTTGTTAGGTTGGTCTTTGGAGCGTCAAAATTTTCGTGGGGTGCCACTATTTCAACTTCGTACACCCTGGCTTTTTTTGCGGTCTCTATGGTTTTTCAGTCTTTGGTTTATTTATTAAATAGGGCTTTCTACGCTTTGTGCAACACTAGAACTCCCGTTGTTATAAGTTTAATCTCCATTTTTATAAATATTATTCTGGCGGTGTATTTTGTTTTGGTTAAAGGTTTTGGTATTTGGAGTTTAAGTTTGGCGTTTTCCGTTAGCAGTTTTGTAAACGCCATTTTGTTATTTGTGTTTTTGGCAAAAGTCTTGCCGGAGTTTTTGGACCTCGCCTTTTTATATTATTTGTCCAAAATAGCGTGGGGTTCCTTGGTTACGGCGGTTTTCTTATATGTTCCGATGAAGCTTTTGGACAAAATGGTGTTTGATACCACAAGAACTCTAAATCTTGTTTTGCTGACTTGGTTTGTTTTTGGCGCAGGTTTGTTTTCTTATATACTTGTTTCAAAAATACTTAACATAAAAGAAAGGACGCTTGTTTTGAATGTTTTAAAGAAACTTTTTTCTTACCGAAAAACGCCTTCAAAATTAATTTCGGGGTCAATTGGCGACAACATTTCTTGA
- the pilO gene encoding type 4a pilus biogenesis protein PilO, translating into MKSRLAATIKLLNKTEKEAYKTLTISLFAVSFLSVFALRPSIRVIASYRKNLDTATEVNQQLTTKITNLEKAKQNLARYDIEIHKLNTALPAEFNQSDLLKGLSFLAAKNKITILKTEFSVSEREGLLETVKISLDARGTLDNIYSFLQNLEQEPRYIRINSVILQTAQTVVTAKISAKVFYTNDAKR; encoded by the coding sequence ATGAAATCAAGACTTGCCGCAACGATAAAACTTTTAAATAAAACGGAAAAGGAAGCCTACAAAACTCTAACCATAAGCCTTTTTGCCGTGTCGTTTTTGAGCGTGTTCGCGCTAAGACCAAGCATAAGAGTAATAGCTTCTTACAGAAAAAACCTAGATACCGCGACCGAGGTTAATCAACAACTAACGACAAAAATTACCAACTTAGAAAAAGCAAAACAAAACCTTGCGAGGTACGATATAGAAATACACAAACTAAATACCGCCCTGCCGGCAGAGTTTAACCAAAGCGATTTATTAAAAGGCTTATCGTTTCTTGCGGCGAAGAATAAAATAACTATTCTAAAAACAGAATTTAGCGTCTCCGAAAGGGAGGGGCTTTTAGAGACTGTTAAAATATCGTTAGACGCGCGAGGAACACTTGACAACATTTACAGTTTTTTGCAAAATCTAGAACAGGAACCAAGGTATATTAGAATAAATTCAGTAATTTTGCAGACCGCCCAAACAGTGGTCACCGCAAAAATTTCGGCGAAAGTGTTTTACACAAATGATGCCAAAAGATAA